From the Scylla paramamosain isolate STU-SP2022 chromosome 13, ASM3559412v1, whole genome shotgun sequence genome, the window CCCCTCCTCCACATGTAGTAGTATTAAAAACAAAGACAACTAAAGAATAAGTCAGTTTTATGTGAACATGCCTTAAATCTGAAGTATACAATAGAAATACCTCATCAAAATTTCATAATCATCAGTATTAGATTCACCATACCTGTCTAAGTGAGCAATGGTCACAATCTCACCACCAACATAATAATTCAGCCTGTTTACAGAATTTGTGTAGATGAAGCAATCACCAACCCACTTGCCAGTCTTCACTACCTCTTGAACCTGAAACAACAACAGATTTACTTTCTAGGCCCATCACTTCAACAGCAACTAAAAACAACATACAAAAATCCTGAAGTAGcataataatatatttcttgTCATATCAATCAGTACATTTATTGTTCTATAACTTGAATAAATCTGCAACATCACTAGCAATCTCTCTCCAAGACTTACCTCACCCACTAAGTCAAATGCATCTTCAATTCCATCTTCTgttactccttcctttttctccctagCATTGGCCACAGCCTCTGCACTATATCTGTTGaggaaaacatacaaaaatgtCATAAATAAGAGGGCCATTTAGTGCTCGGCAATGTAATGCATTCccatatgtaaacaaacaaatcttAATCAGTTGCCTCAGCAGCACACAGAGTAGTGTGCATGGACCATATCCTATAACTCTTCTATTATGTTCAAAAGTGAACATAataagtgatgtgggtttttacagatgtttttacagttctagtgacagattaacaagatttatacagtattaacaagagaaacactcttgagaacctagatggtcatctctgtggcatttgaaagtagatctgtggcctctgaaagtAGCTGTGGTGATgaagcagtgtttcagaatacaggcctgtGAGTCATGCTTTCTAAAGAGAGGGCATGAAATACACACTTCAGAATGAAATAATTGGTGTCAGTAGCAATGCAGACGTAGTCTCCATTCTCAGACCAGAACACCTGGCGGGGCTGTATCTCAATGCGACGCACCAGCTCCTGTGTCTCCCAGTCGTAGAAGGCGAGGCCCGTGGTGCTGGATCGGCAACCCAGGAGGTACCCGCCATATATACCTGAAGACCGGAGCAACACAATGTAGTATCAGCAAAGTGTGACCTCAAAAATGAACCTATTTCCAAAAAATTTAAGTCTGACTACCTATCCATTCTGCTCCTTATTCCCAAGCCTGTTCCCaggaatttcttcaagaggagCACAGTACAAGTCTTCATTTACCCCCTATCCATACATTTCACCTACCTGCACATTCACCATTCTAACAGGaggcatacatttttttttattttacatgtaCTAGAACAAAAATTCAACATTTGCAAATACTtagagaaaacattaaaaggccAGTTACCTTCACATCCAAAATCTGGTTTgaatgctttcttttctttaaagttCTTGAAAAGCTTGACACTGAAGTTAGATTCTCGGATGGCATACTCTGAGGAGTCGAGAGCCCACACAAATTCTAGGGCAGGACCAAACGCCTTGTTACGCAGAGCCATGGCGGTGTAGATAATATATTCACCatccccacacaccaccacaaacctGACAAGCAGATAGGTGGTGAGGGTGGAAAGGAGAATCTGTCATTTGGGAAAAATATTTAAACACTTTCATTCCTATAACTACAAGGATAATTTGTAATCATGGACAACAAACAAATGCGCTCAAAAAACAAAAGGGTTCTCACAGTCGTGACATTCTAAGGTCCAAATACGTAGCTGAAATGCATGACTTCCTGGAACACAAATACCGTCTCGCTCCAATTTTACGACCCTCACACCTTGTTATATCCACTTACCACACTCTTCAGCATCaaagaataaagtaataaaaactAAACCAACTTCAAGTACACTGCAAGAAACTGAATACTGAAATCCTACCATGGAAACAACATCAGCATCACAAAAGTGGCTTCAGTCTTTTCAACACTACCTTCCATTGGGGTTGTGTGCAATGGTCTGGGGGTAGATATCACAGGCGCCCAGGTCCTTCACTGCCAGGGGGAGCCGCTCACCGTCCTGGTGCTCGGCCTCCCCCATGGCTTTGAGGTTGGCCTGCTGGATTTCTGAATGCTTTGCCCAAACAATCTTTCCACTCACGTCCATTGACATCGCAGGCTCTTCACGTCCAACCTAGTGGCAGACGGGACTTCGTGAGTAATGTGCATATATCTTAGCTAATAATAAAGAAGTTTTGAGTTCATCACAAATAACACCATCACACAATAAATTTTCCTTACAAAAGTTCCTAGTAGCATATGAACATTCCCAAGGCTTCAACACAACGACTGatacaaatctctctcttttctgttccctgcCAGTCCTTACCTTAACCATAACACTGCCCTCGTCGTAGCCAAAACAGACATTGTTGGATCCCTTAAGGGCACAGATGCACCACACACGGTCCAGCCCATAGTTGAGGGTGTTCTCCAAGCGGTAGGTATTGGCGTGCCACACCCGCACTGTGCAGTCTTCAGAGCCGGTCAGGATGATTGGTAACTCCGGGTGGAAGGACACTTGGATTGGAAGAAAACAGGTGCAAATCAGTCAGCCTTATCCTTCTTAAAATTCAGCCATTGCTCAAGTAATTAAAAAAGAACATTTACCTTAAAGATCTAGTTCTGCATAAAAACTAAATGAACAAAAGATTCACTATTTCTCTCAATCAAACAGCAAAGACATAGATACACACCAGAGGACACATTCTGAGAGTGTCCCTCCAGAGTCTGCACACACGTCTTGTTTTGGTAGTCCCAGATCTTGACCAGGCTATCGTCTGCCCCTGAGATGAGGTATGGCTTGTCTCCACCATGGTAGTAGTCCACACAATTCACTCCCCTCTGATGGCCTTCTAGGGTGAAGTTGGGCTGTGGGGACCCAAGCTGCCACACCTGCATTGAGACATGTGTTACATGAGTATGGAAAGGAGTCCAGTAAGTATGGAAAGAATGCAAAACTGAtcaagagaaaaggatgaaaatgtaAACCAAACAAGAGGATTTCAAGTGTACTTGTTACCATGAGGAAAAACAGTAATGATTTCTGTAGCTCTGAGTAACAAGAGAGAATTTGCAGCACATTATGGTACATCATTCACACAATGCCTTACAACCCCAGCAGTTGGTAATTCTATAGGACCAAAGCCCCCACACAGACATACAGCACCTGATAACAGAGTCTTTACACATAACATCACAAGAGGGGCACTGATGACACAAGGAATCCACACTTACCTTGACAGTGCGATCCAGGGAGGCAGAGGCGAAGGTGTTGTTGTCCTTGGGGTTGATAACAATCTGCATCACGTAATGAGAGTGTCCCTCAAACACCTGCTGGCAACTCCACTTCTTGTCCCAGTTCCACAGCTTGATGGTCATGTCATCTGAAAACACATCCCATAGTTTCACAAATGGAGATCTGCCATTCTAAACtcacaagagaaaaagagatccagaaacacaatgaacaacagcaacagacatGCAGTGAACTCAAGAAAACAGAAATGCTGCACCTGGGAATACCAACATGGAcaaaatatttattcattcatttgcttACACTGGTAACTCTTGGTTTACACAATATACAGGGACTCACTGGCACTGTGTAAACAGAAATCGTATAAACCACCTGCTCCAGCATATTTATATTTAGAATCTGCCTTCCCTTACAAATGACAGGCAGTATCTGAGAACATTGTTGAAAGAGATATACAAATGTCATAAATCAATTAATAGACTTATATGACTATTAAAAGAATTCATCAACCCTTTCTAAACAGAGAAGAGAGCGAGTGACCCACCGCTGCAGGTGAGGATGAAGGGCTGAGTGGGATGGACAGCAATGCACCTCACATAGTCGGAGTGCGCCTCAAACTGGTGTACTCTCTCCAAGGTGTTGTAGTTGTACACACGCACCTGCATGTCATCTGAGCCCGTCACCACCCAGTTCTTGCGTGCCACAAACCTGGAGGCTCGCACAGGCAGGTCACACACCTGCAATACACAACAAAGTTCATTACTTGTTTAGCATCAGAGTGCAGTGCAGATATCACTGGTCcactgcagcacacacacacacacacacacacacacaacaagggCACAACTGTTGGTCTTCTACTTACACATGAGAACAAGACTACTATCCTTCTGTTATTGCCAGATTATAAGATCACAATCCCTACACTTATTTCCTATACCTACAAACATATTCATTTCTCAATACCCCACAGTagctcccttcctctctgtatACTCACCTCAAAGCTCTTGACCAGCTGCTGACTTTCAATGTTCCACACATGAACATTGCCATTGTAGAGAGACGCCAACATCCATGGCTCAGTGGGATGTAGATCCACTGACTTCACCCGGTCAGATCTTGCCGTCAACTTCCGCTTCACATCCAGACGGAGTGGCTGTGTGGATGCAGTAATACATTAATACTGCATTGTGGCATTTGTATTTCCGGGGTGGGGGGCATCCTCTGTGGCTTTCCCCAAAAAAATCTACCCAACTCGCGTTTTTTAACAAGCATCATATtttgagcagaaaaaaaaatctcaaaaaaaaaaacagatctgGTCACAATCAACACAGGTAAGATACTCCTGACAGGAAGCAGAATATTGTTACAGCAGCAGTCAGGTCGTTACATCTGCAGTATAAAGATTGTTAAGCTGACAGTTAAGAGATGGTTTTGTCAGCAGTTAACACCCCACTCCCCACCTCCACTACACACCCGTGCCCCAATCAGGACGAtgcgggagggaaggatacAGCCCTGAAAAATAACCACCCCGAGCTGGCCACAGACTACAACTATCATTCACACGCAAAAATCCACCAAGCTACTTCAAATAACCACCCTAGCTAGTACTAAGATATATTTACTGACATGACCTGGGAAATATGACAGCCGGGCATGACACTTGTTAGAAATGCACAGTACTGTACTCAGCCATACATACAGAGCCACCAGGCTGGCAGGAGTtgaggtgagggaggtaaaGATGTCACTTGTATTCTTACCATGGTGAATAATTGTGGAGATTACTTAGTTGGTCCAAACTCCTGCCTTCGCCCAGGCCTGCTTACACCTCCGGAGCGACGTGTCAACAAACCGGCGCATGCGCGGACCTACTGCCACGGGACCAAAGACATTTAACTATTTTACATGCTACTTTTCAGTATTCCTTAACTACAGAAATAACCTTATATAATTCCCATGATAAAATTGTTACAAAGTATACTCTAcaaatttttctatatttttgtgtATAGGGATAGCTAATATAAGATATTGCTATCCAGCAGTGTgaagtttttatatatatatatatatataggaaggacactggccaagggcaacacaaatccaataaaaaaatatgtccactgaaatgccagtcccataaaagggtcaaagcgcTGGCTGCTGCCTGACAAGTCAGTGTGGCGCGCTTATGGGTGGCGTTAGTACTCGTAtgtttcaactcccagcctgacagatttttttttttctttttgtgtgtgtgtgtgtgtaaccacgccgacacagtggctgccaaggcttacccatgagttaaaccttctttagttggtaatgaggaaggcgtgggctctagcagtggacacccgaaggcagcagtgggtgaaaacaagcaaaataaagaaaagtttggctgtgagaaggtgctagacagccagccatagtgaccaggaggcaggaaggtatcaccaccaccatcaccaccacagggaaggtaaggtcaggaagtgttagaataaatttaggtaacgtaacgtaactttttaatgaataactgaacaatccacggttttaatTCATTTcaacgcatctcacctaacctccagcacaatatatccctgtgtcagcctcgtctcgttgctaaaaaccgtaaaattgaacttaatgaaaatgtaaacaatctgggtcatctctatttatcagccattacctatcttatctgtgagtgtttttaaccaatactgtcgcaaagcggagccacatgaccaagctttaatatccgctcgttagatatacttgccattacttagtttaagttatgcgagggtttaaatgagtgagaagggttggtcgtcccctccactggccccccccatcgccatcttggataaggctccccagccccctccggttccaataattttttaaaaatttcctaagtattttatttcggcttgtagctaagattttatggtttgtaaaaatatttcgttgttttttaagttatttgagcgcatgtgttgcgtgaaaagtggtgattttggcgttgtttttgtgtaaataagagggccgttttcggcgtattttttacggtcccaaaactaaattttttatttcagcctgtactaggttcttattggttttaaaaaatagttggtgtttttttaagtatgttgccgtcccgctcagtgagATGCGTGCatcgtacacttgtttttattcgtgttcaacttccaataatattgaatttttttttcggtaattttttatttgtgcttgtagctcactttaaatggttttagaaaatagttcagattttttaaagtgttttccgttatgtttaagccagaatgggtggacatttgaacgattttgaatggggtgaaggttccaacagtttccagatacttctttttaaatatctttaatactactgcgttttgaaatgtgttgttatttgtggcattagttaaaatatgtggcaagtctgaatttataaagcattcctgtctagctgcgttttttagaggggtcattttcaaaatgaaatacgtacgtacgtaaataacgctcgctgtgacgtcatcaaccccccaGCCGTGGCTCAAAAGCCCTCCCAGCCGTGACGTCATCAGAGgggtaccttccctaactcccttccagtccctcccagtaagtattcagtgttttttttccaaggtatttcaaggtgtgtgtgtgtgtgtgtgtgtgtgtgtgtgtgtgtgtgtgtgtgtgtgtgtgttgccttatttttcgttgtacagatggtgatgcagtgtgttgctttgtctttcgttgtacagattgttatgcagtgtgtgtgtgtgtgtgtgtgtgtgtgtgtgttgccttgtcttacgttgtacagatgcttatacagtgtgtgtgtgtgtgtgtgtgtgtgtgtgtgtgtgttgccttgtctttcgttgtacagatgcttatgcagtgtgtgtgtgttgccttgtctttcgttgtacatatgcttatgcagtgtgtgtgtgtgtgtgtgtgtgtgtgtgtgttgccttgtctttcgttttaCAAATGcttctgcagtgtgtgtgtgtgtgtgtgtgtgtgtgtgtgtgtgtgtgttgtcttgtctttcgttgtacatatgcttatgcagtgtgtgtgtgtgtgtgtgtgtgtgttgctctgtcttttagtgtacagatggtgataaaatataaattaaacataagcacataacaaacaaaaaaaaaaagacaaaaaaaaacattaaatcaactcAGTCTACTTGCCTCACCCCACAGCCCAGCCTACTCCagggtgagtagtagtagtaatagtagtagttgttgttgttgttgtgtttataaaatttttgtttccttagagagagagagagaggcagattttttctttaattttcagttttcttgttttaaattcactcaaatattcttaaaacattatagtcattaattaaaagtaaataaaacacctaattaatttattctttcatttcattctcttttccttccttttcttcatctttgtttctttattttgctctgTTAAAtcatccctaacctaacctcacctaacctttacctaacttaacctaacccaatctaatcTTGCagtgagagatggggaggaggatttAAAAGAACATGTTTGCAGTGCGCTGTCAGCCCTCACCTGCGCCGCCTCCCCCAGTGAGCGGGTGTAGGCCTGGGAATAGAACATATGCAGACGTCTTGGCAGTgctgtgtatgtctgtttgtcgatGGTCAAGAAGGAACGTAGCAAAAGTTTAAGGtctgtttgggtgttttgtggtctttgggagggtgtggcagtgtttgggaggttgtggtagtgtttcagggggtgtagcagtgtttgtgagggtgtggcagtgtttgggagggtgtggcagtgtttgggaaagtgtgacagtgtttgggaaggtGTGGCAATGTTttggagggtgtggcagtgtttggcagcgtgtagcagtgtttgggagggtgtagcagtgtttgggagggtatAGCAATGTTTGGAAAGATGTAGcaatgtttgggagggtgtggcagtgtttgtgagGGTGTACCTCTTacaacaaccttttttttttttttcttcactctttcttaattttttctaattttttcactgttcattatttttttcaccattttttcataatttcccttaatttctttcagcatttttccattttttcacaattttttcacaatttcttcacctcttcttattctctagTATATATGTGTcctgacagtagtagtagtagtagtactaatgtatttctatttacacttataaataaaaaagtaatatatatttttttgttgtgttaaaCCACCAGatccaccagatcttgctattacacaattcatccgctgtcatgcctctagatgcatgatctgctgggttatactgtgtctctacaaatttccactgatctggtgaagtgtgatctctaattgtttctactctatttgcaacatatacatggaatctctttgcttcatttgcaatgtaaccaaggactactttgctgtctgtccaaaatacttcttccacattattatactcaagttctcccttcaagagtttatggattctaactgacaccactgctgctgctagttctagtctgggaattgtcatggtttttagaggtgtgacacgtgactttgccattactaatgcacaatgaattcggccagtcttgctaattaatttaatatatgagcactggccatatccctcttgactggcatctgaaaagtgatggagttcaacattttctacttccccaaagtcatcaggtttgtagcatctaggtacctttaactgagctagtttgtgcagctcatccttccattttatccatttaggtttgacataatctggcacctcattatcccattcaactgcattcttacataattcttgtaaagtTTGCTTTTCAGTCattatgagaggtgacactagacctaatggatcatatatagagctcactgttgacagaatgcctccgttcagctgaaatgttttctgttgaatatgcttaagggattgatatttccactgcttcattataacctcttactttaagtccatgaatttcgaaagaatcagtgatttgttttccacttattgtgtggatattaagtgacactgtagccgcaccggctgggcatcaattggctctcaggtgatctgttttactgatcacacccatcatcgtagggtcgaggaaaggcagttctccctgacacgtttattgatgaggtaggcatgaccgtaagaactgcgaacaagttctcggtctcaatttcttacaaaataacattatacactgatattaaacactttcaacatattacaatagtcattaacaatacatgcaatgatcgtggcactatgacaatcagtttttacaacaaaattaaagtatttacctcggtcaccatcctgcccatcTTTGTCTGAgggcgacttggccgtgagtgatgcccgcaggcgggTTAACACCACACTaacaacaagtgagcatcggcttcggtgcttaatatagcattgaatactgatacttacacatattacacgttttcatgcaaatagaaaactattgaacatttaacttataaatgccgaggaataatgacatgaggtacatacacTCTACATACAGTAACAAATATGCTGGCTGTCTGGCGGATGGGGGGAACCAGAGCTGCATCGTTACGCATCCCACGGATGTAtggggagtagtagtagtagtagtagtagtacacacacacacacacacacacacacgtacattttcagtttgttagctGCCTAAATAATATAtcgtttattatttatattattattattattattattattattattattattattattattattattattattattattattattattattacacacatacacacacacctgtagttcaagagattaggttaagtttgcttaaacacacacacgttacctagagagagaaaaaaatacgagtaagaaaaaaatgcttacacttacattacacacacacacacacacacacacacacacacacacacacacattttcagtttgttaactgcctaaataataaactttattattattattattattattattattattattattattattattattatttcacacacacacacacacacctgtagttcaagagattaggttaagtttgcttaaacacacacacacacacattatctagagagaaaaaaaaatacgaataagaaaaaaatgcttacacttagattacgcacaaacaaacaaacaaacaaacaaacacacacacacacacacacacacacacacacacacttgtaatcAAAGAGGGTACCACGgggcttcttgttcttcctcgctAGCATTGGGTTGACCTTCCCAGTCCGAAAATCGAAGGAGGAAAGATCAACAGTGTCACCGAGGTAGCGGGTCAACTGGGGCTTGCTTCGGAACTTCTTGCCattggggctgagagagagagagagagagagagagagagagagagagagagagagagagagagttttgtcattcttttttaataatttcgtagatttttgctgttttgggtttatttgtcagagagagagagagagagggagggaaacataaacacaaacacactcttaCCTGTAATAATACACATCTATTTTACCGCAAGTC encodes:
- the LOC135106583 gene encoding coatomer subunit beta'-like isoform X6 encodes the protein MPLRLDVKRKLTARSDRVKSVDLHPTEPWMLASLYNGNVHVWNIESQQLVKSFEVCDLPVRASRFVARKNWVVTGSDDMQVRVYNYNTLERVHQFEAHSDYVRCIAVHPTQPFILTCSDDMTIKLWNWDKKWSCQQVFEGHSHYVMQIVINPKDNNTFASASLDRTVKVWQLGSPQPNFTLEGHQRGVNCVDYYHGGDKPYLISGADDSLVKIWDYQNKTCVQTLEGHSQNVSSVSFHPELPIILTGSEDCTVRVWHANTYRLENTLNYGLDRVWCICALKGSNNVCFGYDEGSVMVKVGREEPAMSMDVSGKIVWAKHSEIQQANLKAMGEAEHQDGERLPLAVKDLGACDIYPQTIAHNPNGRFVVVCGDGEYIIYTAMALRNKAFGPALEFVWALDSSEYAIRESNFSVKLFKNFKEKKAFKPDFGCEGIYGGYLLGCRSSTTGLAFYDWETQELVRRIEIQPRQVFWSENGDYVCIATDTNYFILKYSAEAVANAREKKEGVTEDGIEDAFDLVGEVQEVVKTGKWVGDCFIYTNSVNRLNYYVGGEIVTIAHLDRTLYLLGYIPKENRLYLGDKELNVVSYELLVSVLEYQTAVMRRDFNTADRVLPTIPPAHRTRVAHFLEKQGFKKQALAVSTDPEHKFDLALSLGELEVCHQLAAEAGSEHKWRLVADLAQQRGDLQMAQTCLLRAHDYPGLLLQATATGNASFIREVGKEAEGQGRNNVAFLSHFLTGNLKECLELLIKTNRIPEAAFFARTYMPSEISRVVEVWKQSAGEKIAQTLADPSQYDNLFPGIKEALKTQQYLEKSTRPIPAASTSSVPGNHERDALEEMRAAEAAGSFVYQPPEGEDQEFVDAPQQPETTGASGMLKEETLFSMAASEPVPAAASMPPTAPLSGDLLIPTPAAAAPSDLVKEDEENLLPVKEDAANVLTLEEDKEIIQPGAKAGSASRPTIDQAQLERELELDIEKVRIEDNIDPNDLNLDEEELLAD
- the LOC135106583 gene encoding coatomer subunit beta'-like isoform X7, translated to MPLRLDVKRKLTARSDRVKSVDLHPTEPWMLASLYNGNVHVWNIESQQLVKSFEVCDLPVRASRFVARKNWVVTGSDDMQVRVYNYNTLERVHQFEAHSDYVRCIAVHPTQPFILTCSDDMTIKLWNWDKKWSCQQVFEGHSHYVMQIVINPKDNNTFASASLDRTVKVWQLGSPQPNFTLEGHQRGVNCVDYYHGGDKPYLISGADDSLVKIWDYQNKTCVQTLEGHSQNVSSVSFHPELPIILTGSEDCTVRVWHANTYRLENTLNYGLDRVWCICALKGSNNVCFGYDEGSVMVKVGREEPAMSMDVSGKIVWAKHSEIQQANLKAMGEAEHQDGERLPLAVKDLGACDIYPQTIAHNPNGRFVVVCGDGEYIIYTAMALRNKAFGPALEFVWALDSSEYAIRESNFSVKLFKNFKEKKAFKPDFGCEGIYGGYLLGCRSSTTGLAFYDWETQELVRRIEIQPRQVFWSENGDYVCIATDTNYFILKYSAEAVANAREKKEGVTEDGIEDAFDLVGEVQEVVKTGKWVGDCFIYTNSVNRLNYYVGGEIVTIAHLDRTLYLLGYIPKENRLYLGDKELNVVSYELLVSVLEYQTAVMRRDFNTADRVLPTIPPAHRTRVAHFLEKQGFKKQALAVSTDPEHKFDLALSLGELEVCHQLAAEAGSEHKWRLVADLAQQRGDLQMAQTCLLRAHDYPGLLLQATATGNASFIREVGKEAEGQGRNNVAFLSHFLTGNLKECLELLIKTNRIPEAAFFARTYMPSEISRVVEVWKQSAGEKIAQTLADPSQYDNLFPGIKEALKTQQYLEKSTRPIPAASTSSVPGNHERDALEEMRAAEAAGSFVYQPPEGEDQEFVDAPQQPETTGASGMLKEETLFSMAASEPVPAAASMPPTAPLSGDLLIPTPAAAAPSDLVKEDEENLLPVKEDAANVLTLEEDKEIIQPGAKGSASRPTIDQAQLERELELDIEKVRIEDNIDPNDLNLDEEELLAD